One genomic region from Cellulomonas hominis encodes:
- a CDS encoding bifunctional DNA primase/polymerase translates to MATGPALSARQTARTALAIALAGVAVFPLAHGSTQPLEPVGVREATHDLAQVPRVVDSRNGGEHRPADRPGRVRRRGHRHLPRRQRVRRLPPAQGRRAAGRLGDEGRHPNDGLHIYFPARPDGKRDRAWPHVGVDFSGEGGYVAAPPSAVLRDDGSAGGYTVLERREQGWGYVDAAAIAELLPAPARQSTDNHFAARVAGIAHRVRDADPGQRAALLSWATRTCLEMGADLAPVIEAAVDAGLDSRQINQTVAAATDRFQGDVDHTPAPVPAPVAAVGEVAGP, encoded by the coding sequence ATGGCCACCGGGCCCGCGCTCAGCGCTCGGCAGACCGCACGCACAGCGCTGGCGATCGCCCTCGCCGGCGTCGCGGTGTTCCCGCTCGCGCACGGCTCGACCCAGCCGCTGGAGCCGGTCGGCGTCCGCGAGGCCACGCACGACCTGGCGCAGGTGCCACGAGTGGTGGACTCGCGCAACGGCGGCGAACATCGGCCTGCCGACCGGCCCGGGCGGGTTCGACGTCGTGGACACCGACACCTACCCCGGCGGCAGCGGGTTCGCCGCCTACCGCCTGCTCAAGGACGACGGGCTGCTGGACGGCTGGGCGATGAAGGTCGCCACCCGAACGACGGGCTGCACATCTACTTCCCGGCCCGCCCCGACGGCAAGCGCGACCGCGCGTGGCCGCACGTCGGCGTCGACTTCAGCGGAGAGGGCGGCTACGTCGCCGCCCCGCCGTCGGCGGTGCTGCGCGACGACGGGTCCGCGGGCGGGTACACCGTCCTCGAGCGCCGCGAGCAGGGGTGGGGGTACGTCGACGCCGCAGCGATCGCCGAGCTGCTGCCCGCACCGGCGCGCCAGAGCACGGACAACCACTTCGCGGCGCGGGTCGCCGGCATTGCCCACCGCGTCCGCGACGCCGACCCAGGACAGCGCGCGGCACTGCTGTCCTGGGCCACCCGCACCTGCCTGGAGATGGGCGCCGACCTGGCTCCCGTCATCGAGGCCGCCGTCGACGCCGGACTCGACTCCCGCCAGATCAACCAGACGGTGGCCGCCGCGACCGACCGGTTCCAGGGCGACGTCGACCACACGCCGGCACCCGTGCCCGCGCCGGTCGCCGCGGTCGGGGAGGTCGCGGGGCCGTGA
- a CDS encoding NrdH-redoxin, producing the protein MTAPPGMVFGSSTPWQQVDGSNQSAVVYGKDHCPTCTATERELNKVGAPHVKVNLAELDPQEYAQVTSGHLQAPVVVPPAGESWSAHRPTLIGEMPALTEPGPSL; encoded by the coding sequence ATGACCGCCCCGCCCGGCATGGTGTTCGGGTCGAGCACCCCGTGGCAGCAGGTCGACGGGTCGAATCAGTCGGCCGTGGTCTACGGCAAGGACCACTGCCCGACGTGCACCGCCACCGAGCGGGAGCTGAACAAGGTCGGTGCGCCTCACGTCAAGGTCAACCTCGCCGAGCTCGACCCGCAGGAGTACGCGCAGGTCACCTCCGGGCACCTGCAGGCGCCGGTGGTCGTGCCGCCTGCGGGCGAGTCCTGGTCCGCGCACCGCCCCACGCTCATCGGCGAGATGCCCGCCCTGACCGAGCCCGGGCCGTCGCTGTGA
- a CDS encoding MFS transporter — MILTAGAGHFVEWFDFGLYGTLATVISMHFFREGDPQAAMLSTFAIFGAGFIMRPLGGLFWGSMGDRIGRKTTLASVILLTSGATFVMGLLPTYQSVGLLAPALLVIVRLVQGFAAGGESSGATALLAEYAPSNRRGFVTSFIDVFGFAAFIVGGGLVFLVTALAGEDVLNGWAWRVLFMLALPLGLIGLYLRTKLEDTPEFQAAKASGDTVTNPLRQSITKGWKALLFCVGFVVIKAVGHWILQTFMPSYLKQDLGYSATVAYGATVIGFIVIAALVPVFGLLSDRIGRRPVMIFGCAGFVLFSYPTLMLMGSGHFWAATLAMALLGIFMAAYDGAMNAAMAELFPTNIRYGGMSIAYNISVAVFGGITPAFAAFLISRTGNNLAPAFYVMAAAAITLVVVLRARETAREPLTRS; from the coding sequence GTGATCCTCACCGCCGGCGCCGGGCACTTCGTGGAGTGGTTCGACTTCGGCCTGTACGGCACGCTCGCCACCGTCATCTCGATGCACTTCTTCCGCGAGGGAGACCCGCAGGCGGCGATGCTCTCCACCTTCGCGATCTTCGGTGCCGGGTTCATCATGCGGCCGCTCGGTGGCCTGTTCTGGGGGTCGATGGGCGACCGGATCGGCCGCAAGACCACCCTGGCGTCGGTGATCCTGCTGACCAGCGGCGCGACCTTCGTCATGGGACTGCTGCCCACCTACCAGTCGGTGGGCCTGCTCGCCCCGGCGCTCCTGGTGATCGTGCGACTGGTCCAGGGGTTCGCCGCCGGCGGCGAGAGCTCCGGCGCGACCGCCCTGCTCGCCGAGTACGCCCCCAGCAACCGGCGCGGCTTCGTCACCAGCTTCATCGACGTCTTCGGGTTCGCGGCGTTCATCGTCGGCGGCGGGCTGGTCTTCCTGGTCACGGCCCTCGCGGGTGAGGACGTGCTGAACGGGTGGGCGTGGCGGGTGCTGTTCATGCTCGCGCTGCCGCTGGGCCTGATCGGGCTGTACCTGCGGACCAAGCTGGAGGACACCCCGGAGTTCCAGGCCGCCAAGGCCTCGGGCGACACCGTGACGAACCCGCTGCGGCAGTCGATCACCAAGGGCTGGAAGGCGCTGCTGTTCTGCGTCGGCTTCGTGGTGATCAAGGCGGTCGGGCACTGGATCCTGCAGACCTTCATGCCGAGCTACCTCAAGCAGGACCTCGGGTACAGCGCCACCGTGGCCTACGGCGCCACCGTGATCGGCTTCATCGTGATCGCGGCCCTGGTGCCCGTGTTCGGGCTGCTCTCCGACCGGATCGGCCGTCGCCCGGTGATGATCTTCGGCTGCGCCGGCTTCGTGCTGTTCAGCTACCCGACGCTGATGCTGATGGGCTCCGGGCACTTCTGGGCCGCCACGCTGGCGATGGCCCTGCTCGGCATCTTCATGGCCGCCTACGACGGGGCCATGAACGCCGCGATGGCCGAGCTGTTCCCGACCAACATCCGCTACGGCGGCATGTCCATCGCGTACAACATCTCGGTGGCGGTCTTCGGCGGGATCACCCCGGCCTTCGCCGCATTCCTGATCAGCCGCACCGGCAACAACCTCGCCCCGGCGTTCTACGTGATGGCGGCCGCCGCGATCACCCTGGTCGTCGTGCTCCGTGCCCGGGAGACCGCCCGGGAGCCCCTGACCCGCAGCTGA
- a CDS encoding FAD-dependent oxidoreductase, with amino-acid sequence MQSASAAFDVVVIGGGLAGTAAAVSAARLGSRVALITNRPVLGGNSSSEIRVWVVGATAHGTQRFARETGIMGELFLENQFRNPQGNAIYWDQVVLDLVRAEPNVSLHLNTDVRTVAMDPADPSRIASVTGWTMGSEIETTFTAPVFLDCTGDGLIGALAGAEHRIGREGRARYDEPWAPDTDDDELLGSSIFFSTHDTGKPEKFVPPSIARDIASTPILANRAIRTGDNGCSYWWIEWGGELDTVADNERIRDELWSVVYGIWDHIKNSGSFEADTLTLDWVGAIPGKREYRRFVGDHTLTQHDLLDQRSFPDAVAYGGWSIDLHPVEGVYAEKAGAQQRYTNGTYDIPFRSLYSVNVTNLLFAGRDISASHIAFGSTRVMATCCTQGQAAGTAAHLISSRGLTPRQLGTEPEHTRLLQQTLIRADAPLIGVRADDPTDLAPRAAITASSELTALSTLPYPVDGSFHLDRDVAIVLPVDPAVDTLRLRTDSDAATSLRAELWSTGRPQNYVPVRHLRSLTGQVPAGAGETVLDLDHRGTENVVLVLRAAPGVRLPLTLGHPYGVQIMRAKHAGDAAFDDHIPDEQDQPVTDWDARTLRGRSFAFSVDAASSAWRAHRVVDGYQRPFGGPHLWSSAPGALEHGPVTLDLTWPEPVTVTEVDLVLNDDVDADLINLHHHRTHWDAVPDLVRDYRIEALVDGRWTVVAEESGNRHRHRVHTLEPTVTSALRLVVTATQGSPAVTVCAVKVH; translated from the coding sequence ATGCAGTCAGCCAGCGCAGCGTTCGACGTCGTCGTCATCGGCGGAGGTCTGGCCGGCACCGCCGCCGCCGTGTCCGCCGCCCGGCTGGGTTCCCGGGTCGCCCTGATCACCAACCGCCCGGTGCTGGGCGGGAACTCGTCCAGCGAGATCCGGGTCTGGGTGGTCGGTGCCACCGCGCACGGCACCCAGAGGTTCGCCCGGGAGACCGGGATCATGGGCGAGCTGTTCCTGGAGAACCAGTTCCGCAACCCGCAGGGCAATGCCATCTACTGGGACCAGGTGGTGCTCGACCTGGTGCGGGCGGAGCCGAACGTGTCCCTGCACCTGAACACCGACGTGCGCACCGTGGCGATGGACCCCGCGGACCCGAGCCGGATCGCGTCGGTCACCGGCTGGACGATGGGCTCGGAGATCGAGACGACCTTCACCGCGCCGGTGTTCCTCGACTGCACCGGTGACGGTCTGATCGGCGCGCTCGCCGGCGCCGAGCACCGGATCGGACGCGAGGGCCGGGCGCGGTACGACGAACCGTGGGCGCCGGACACCGACGACGACGAGCTGCTCGGCTCCTCGATCTTCTTCTCCACCCACGACACCGGGAAGCCGGAGAAGTTCGTGCCGCCGAGCATCGCCCGGGACATCGCCAGCACTCCGATCCTCGCCAACCGCGCGATCCGCACCGGCGACAACGGCTGCAGCTACTGGTGGATCGAGTGGGGCGGCGAGCTCGACACCGTGGCCGACAACGAACGGATCCGGGACGAGCTGTGGAGCGTGGTCTACGGCATCTGGGACCACATCAAGAACTCCGGCAGCTTCGAGGCCGACACCCTGACCCTGGACTGGGTGGGTGCGATCCCGGGCAAGCGCGAGTACCGCCGGTTCGTCGGTGACCACACCCTGACCCAGCACGACCTGCTGGACCAGCGCAGCTTCCCCGATGCGGTGGCCTACGGCGGCTGGTCCATCGACCTGCACCCGGTCGAGGGCGTCTACGCGGAGAAGGCCGGTGCGCAGCAGCGGTACACCAACGGCACCTACGACATCCCGTTCCGCAGCCTCTACTCGGTGAACGTCACCAACCTGCTGTTCGCCGGACGGGACATCTCCGCGTCGCACATCGCCTTCGGCTCGACCCGGGTGATGGCCACCTGCTGCACCCAGGGCCAGGCGGCCGGCACCGCCGCCCACCTGATCAGCTCCCGCGGCCTGACCCCGCGGCAGCTCGGGACCGAACCCGAGCACACCCGGTTGCTGCAGCAGACCCTGATCCGCGCCGACGCACCGCTGATCGGCGTTCGTGCCGACGACCCCACCGACCTCGCACCCCGGGCAGCGATCACCGCGAGCAGCGAGCTCACCGCGCTCAGCACGCTGCCCTACCCGGTGGACGGCAGCTTCCACCTGGACCGGGACGTGGCGATCGTGCTGCCGGTCGACCCGGCGGTGGACACCCTGCGCCTGCGCACCGACTCCGACGCCGCGACCTCCCTGCGCGCCGAGCTCTGGTCCACCGGCCGACCGCAGAACTACGTCCCCGTCCGCCACCTGCGCTCGCTCACCGGGCAGGTCCCGGCCGGTGCGGGGGAGACGGTGCTCGACCTGGACCACCGGGGCACCGAGAACGTGGTCCTGGTCCTGCGCGCCGCGCCCGGTGTCCGGCTGCCGCTGACGCTCGGGCACCCGTACGGGGTGCAGATCATGCGGGCCAAGCACGCCGGGGACGCCGCCTTCGACGACCACATCCCGGACGAGCAGGACCAGCCCGTCACCGACTGGGACGCCCGGACGCTGCGCGGACGCTCGTTCGCCTTCAGCGTCGACGCGGCCTCCTCCGCCTGGCGCGCGCACCGCGTGGTGGACGGCTACCAGCGACCCTTCGGCGGCCCGCACCTGTGGTCCTCCGCACCCGGGGCGCTGGAGCACGGTCCGGTGACCCTCGACCTCACCTGGCCCGAGCCGGTCACCGTCACCGAGGTCGACCTGGTGCTCAACGACGACGTGGACGCCGACCTGATCAACCTGCACCACCACCGCACCCACTGGGACGCGGTGCCCGACCTGGTGCGGGACTACCGGATCGAGGCGCTGGTCGACGGTCGATGGACCGTCGTGGCCGAGGAGTCCGGCAACCGGCACCGCCACCGGGTGCACACCCTCGAGCCCACGGTGACCAGCGCCCTGCGTCTGGTGGTCACCGCCACCCAGGGGTCGCCGGCGGTCACCGTGTGCGCCGTCAAGGTGCACTGA
- a CDS encoding IclR family transcriptional regulator: MPPNTPPNQSIERAALVLRALGSAETGALRASDIGRAIGLGPSTTSRLLATLEGLDYVRRDPVSQEYRIGTAVLLLASQGLNHDPVHRESRAAAQELAHRTGLTANVAVRDRDHAVYLCHFEGSLTRKSHTMIGMAQPLHASALGKALLLDLTQAEREDLLGDLERYTDRTLTDHDALTADLCTSAGRGWCFEDQELALGRFCVAVPIRNAAGSVVAALSISGGMSVLRDRDLTAITEDLIEVGDRISVGLGLLGAVRTSAARG; encoded by the coding sequence ATGCCGCCGAACACGCCGCCGAACCAGAGCATCGAGCGGGCAGCGCTGGTGCTGCGTGCCCTCGGGTCGGCGGAGACCGGTGCCCTGCGAGCCTCGGACATCGGCCGGGCGATCGGACTCGGGCCGTCGACCACCAGCCGGCTGCTCGCCACGCTGGAGGGACTCGACTACGTCCGGCGCGACCCGGTCAGCCAGGAGTACCGGATCGGCACCGCTGTGCTCCTGCTCGCCAGCCAGGGCCTCAACCACGACCCGGTGCACCGCGAGTCCCGCGCCGCCGCCCAGGAGCTCGCGCACCGCACCGGGCTCACCGCGAACGTCGCCGTCCGGGACCGTGACCACGCCGTCTACCTGTGCCACTTCGAGGGGTCGCTGACCCGGAAGTCGCACACCATGATCGGGATGGCCCAACCGCTGCACGCCTCCGCCCTGGGCAAGGCGCTGCTGCTCGACCTCACCCAGGCCGAACGCGAGGACCTGCTCGGCGACCTGGAGCGCTACACCGACCGGACGCTCACCGACCACGACGCGCTCACCGCCGACCTGTGCACGTCCGCGGGCCGGGGCTGGTGCTTCGAGGACCAGGAGCTGGCGCTGGGCCGGTTCTGCGTGGCGGTGCCGATCAGGAACGCCGCCGGATCCGTGGTCGCCGCACTGTCCATCTCCGGGGGGATGTCGGTGCTGCGCGACCGGGACCTGACCGCGATCACCGAGGACCTGATCGAGGTGGGCGACCGGATCAGCGTGGGCCTGGGGTTGCTGGGCGCGGTGCGGACGTCGGCCGCCCGGGGCTGA
- a CDS encoding DUF1653 domain-containing protein yields the protein MSDPTTTPVPGRYRHFKGNLYEVLGVARHSETGEEMVVYRALYGELGLWVRPVSMFVETVEHDGRRVPRFTPITE from the coding sequence ATGAGCGACCCCACCACCACGCCGGTCCCCGGCCGGTACCGGCACTTCAAGGGCAACCTCTACGAGGTGCTCGGCGTCGCCCGGCACTCGGAGACCGGCGAGGAGATGGTGGTCTACCGCGCCCTGTACGGCGAGCTCGGGCTGTGGGTGCGTCCGGTGTCGATGTTCGTCGAGACCGTCGAGCACGACGGCCGGCGCGTGCCGCGGTTCACGCCGATCACGGAGTGA
- a CDS encoding LacI family DNA-binding transcriptional regulator: MTDKNQRHVTMGDVADRVGVSRTTVSFVLSDRPGANIPAETRRRVLEAVRELGYRPNAAAKSLASQRTHLIGLVTEIATAPFAGAIIKGAQEQAWKDGKLLLIVSAERDRQVEDAAVETMLERRVEGILYATTWHRAVTPPAGAGEVPTVLVNCFDVEGRYPSIVPDEAQGGYDATRRLIDAGHRRIAFIALDPEIPATVGRREGYERALLEAGIEPDETLVVPGYADAEGGYARAHELLALPEPPTGIFCGNDRMAMGAYDAVKERGLRIGHDVGLVGFDNQEIIAGYLRPGLTTVALPFEEMGARAVQMLTESPSASGAFAPLLTHCPLVERASA, from the coding sequence ATGACTGACAAGAATCAGCGGCACGTCACGATGGGGGACGTCGCCGATCGGGTCGGGGTCTCCCGGACCACGGTGTCGTTCGTCCTGTCCGATCGGCCCGGGGCGAACATCCCGGCCGAGACCCGGCGGCGGGTGCTCGAGGCCGTTCGCGAGCTCGGGTACCGCCCGAACGCCGCGGCGAAGTCGCTCGCGTCGCAGCGGACGCACCTGATCGGTCTGGTCACGGAGATCGCGACCGCGCCGTTCGCCGGCGCCATCATCAAGGGCGCCCAGGAGCAGGCGTGGAAGGACGGCAAGCTCCTGCTCATCGTCTCCGCGGAGCGCGACCGGCAGGTCGAGGACGCCGCCGTCGAGACGATGCTCGAGCGTCGCGTCGAGGGGATCCTCTACGCGACCACGTGGCACCGTGCGGTGACGCCGCCTGCGGGGGCCGGAGAGGTGCCCACCGTCCTGGTCAACTGCTTCGACGTCGAGGGGCGCTACCCGTCGATCGTGCCGGACGAGGCCCAGGGCGGCTACGACGCCACCCGGCGGCTGATCGATGCCGGGCACCGCCGGATCGCGTTCATCGCGCTCGACCCGGAGATCCCCGCCACCGTGGGTCGCCGCGAGGGCTACGAGCGCGCTCTGCTCGAGGCCGGGATCGAGCCCGACGAGACCCTCGTCGTGCCGGGGTACGCCGACGCGGAGGGCGGATACGCCCGCGCGCACGAGCTGCTCGCGCTCCCCGAGCCACCGACCGGGATCTTCTGCGGCAACGACCGCATGGCCATGGGTGCGTACGACGCCGTCAAGGAGCGCGGGCTGCGCATCGGGCACGACGTCGGCCTGGTCGGCTTCGACAACCAGGAGATCATCGCCGGCTACCTGCGGCCGGGCCTGACCACGGTGGCGCTGCCCTTCGAGGAGATGGGAGCCCGAGCCGTGCAGATGCTCACCGAGAGCCCCTCCGCCTCCGGCGCGTTCGCGCCCTTGCTGACCCACTGCCCGCTCGTCGAGCGGGCCTCCGCCTGA
- a CDS encoding ABC transporter substrate-binding protein, whose product MRTRTLTRFAAVAVAAALSLTACTSTGGGDGGAAADGNQLLTIPREDMGTFTRNFNPFSPNVAPLTQQAIYESMLVYNPADQSTTPWLASEWTVSDDGASIDFTLRDGVQWSDGEPLVPQDVITTFALQKELMGGFEYLTEVTAVDDHTVRFVFDRAYSPALYEIGQQVLLPDHIWSAVADPAKDTNSEPVGTGPFTEVANFQSQSFDLMPNPHYWGETQIAGVRMLAFAGNDGANLAAANGDVDWAPQYIPNIEDAFVAKNPDHNHYWFPATGSIINWQLNTTKAPFDDVAVRQALSLAVDREQVADIGMSGYTHPADCTGLTDAYESWKSADVVDACDWTARDVDAANALLDEAGYPKGADGMRTLPDGSPFAFTFSVGSTSSDWLSVGNIIAQNMKDIGVEVTVDAPDWATVTSSYEDGTFDSGIVWANNAPTPYQFFRGVMSTETVKAVGEKTFENYHRFGLPEADTLLAQFAATSDTTAQHAIVDRLQELYADNAPVIPLFPGPEWGAYTDVRFTGWPTEDDPYATLNVRAPTTVLVLTTLEPVVD is encoded by the coding sequence ATGAGGACACGCACGCTCACCCGGTTCGCGGCCGTCGCGGTCGCCGCCGCCCTGAGCCTGACCGCCTGCACCAGCACTGGTGGCGGCGACGGCGGCGCGGCCGCCGACGGCAACCAGCTGCTGACGATCCCCCGCGAGGACATGGGGACGTTCACCCGGAACTTCAACCCGTTCTCGCCGAACGTGGCGCCGCTGACGCAGCAGGCGATCTACGAGTCGATGCTCGTGTACAACCCGGCCGACCAGTCGACGACGCCCTGGCTGGCCAGCGAGTGGACGGTCTCCGACGACGGGGCCAGCATCGACTTCACGCTGCGCGACGGCGTGCAGTGGTCGGACGGGGAGCCCCTCGTGCCGCAGGACGTCATCACGACGTTCGCGCTCCAGAAGGAGCTCATGGGCGGCTTCGAGTACCTCACCGAGGTCACGGCCGTCGACGACCACACCGTGCGGTTCGTCTTCGACCGCGCGTACTCGCCGGCGCTGTACGAGATCGGCCAGCAGGTGCTGCTGCCCGACCACATCTGGTCGGCGGTCGCGGACCCGGCCAAGGACACCAACTCCGAGCCGGTCGGCACCGGACCGTTCACCGAGGTCGCGAACTTCCAGTCCCAGTCGTTCGACCTGATGCCGAACCCGCACTACTGGGGCGAGACGCAGATCGCCGGGGTCCGGATGCTCGCGTTCGCCGGCAACGACGGCGCGAACCTCGCCGCCGCCAACGGGGACGTGGACTGGGCCCCGCAGTACATCCCGAACATCGAGGACGCGTTCGTCGCGAAGAACCCCGACCACAACCACTACTGGTTCCCCGCCACCGGCTCGATCATCAACTGGCAGCTCAACACCACCAAGGCGCCGTTCGACGACGTCGCCGTCCGCCAGGCCCTGAGCCTGGCGGTCGACCGCGAGCAGGTCGCGGACATCGGGATGTCGGGGTACACCCACCCCGCCGACTGCACCGGGCTCACCGACGCCTACGAGTCGTGGAAGTCCGCCGACGTCGTGGACGCCTGCGACTGGACCGCCCGCGACGTGGACGCCGCCAACGCGCTCCTCGACGAGGCCGGGTACCCGAAGGGCGCCGACGGGATGCGCACCCTGCCCGACGGCTCGCCGTTCGCGTTCACGTTCTCGGTGGGCTCGACCTCGTCCGACTGGCTGTCGGTCGGCAACATCATCGCCCAGAACATGAAGGACATCGGCGTCGAGGTGACGGTCGACGCCCCCGACTGGGCGACCGTGACGTCCTCCTACGAGGACGGGACCTTCGACTCCGGCATCGTGTGGGCCAACAACGCGCCCACCCCGTACCAGTTCTTCCGCGGCGTCATGTCGACCGAGACGGTCAAGGCGGTCGGCGAGAAGACCTTCGAGAACTACCACCGGTTCGGGCTGCCCGAGGCCGACACGCTGCTGGCGCAGTTCGCGGCCACGAGCGACACCACCGCCCAGCACGCGATCGTCGACCGGCTCCAGGAGCTCTACGCCGACAACGCCCCGGTCATCCCGCTGTTCCCGGGACCGGAGTGGGGCGCGTACACCGACGTCCGGTTCACCGGCTGGCCGACCGAGGACGACCCGTACGCGACCCTCAACGTCCGCGCGCCCACGACGGTGCTGGTCCTGACCACGCTCGAGCCCGTCGTCGACTGA
- a CDS encoding ABC transporter permease, protein MSYVLRRLGFYVVAFWASITLNFLLPRLMPGDPVSRMFARMQDSMQPEQIDQLRRLFGLDQRPMWQQYLSYIGDMFTGNMGVSISRFPTPVVEVIGTQIGWTILLGGTALLIAVVLGNLLGILAAWRRGGLLDSVFPPLLVFVGSFPYFWLAMGALYLFGITLGWLPVRHAFTAGTTPGFTGEFIGDVATHLVLPALTIVLVSIGGWMLGMRNTMIATTAEDYITMAEAKGLSHGRIMFRYAARNALLPSVTSFGLSLGFVVGGALLTEVVFAYPGVGYQLLSAVQGLDYPLMQGIFLTITAAVLLANFVVDIVYVRLDPRVRVS, encoded by the coding sequence ATGTCCTACGTCCTGCGCCGACTGGGCTTCTACGTCGTCGCCTTCTGGGCGTCGATCACGCTCAACTTCCTCCTGCCGAGGCTCATGCCCGGTGACCCCGTCTCGCGGATGTTCGCGCGGATGCAGGACTCGATGCAGCCGGAGCAGATCGACCAGCTCCGCCGGTTGTTCGGCCTCGACCAGCGTCCGATGTGGCAGCAGTACCTCTCGTACATCGGCGACATGTTCACCGGGAACATGGGAGTGTCGATCTCCCGGTTCCCGACCCCGGTCGTCGAGGTCATCGGCACGCAGATCGGGTGGACGATCCTCCTCGGGGGGACCGCCCTGCTGATCGCGGTCGTGCTCGGCAACCTCCTCGGCATCCTCGCGGCCTGGCGTCGCGGCGGCCTCCTCGACTCGGTGTTCCCGCCGCTGCTCGTGTTCGTCGGCTCGTTCCCGTACTTCTGGCTCGCGATGGGCGCGCTGTACCTGTTCGGCATCACCCTCGGCTGGCTCCCGGTCCGGCACGCGTTCACCGCCGGTACCACGCCCGGCTTCACCGGCGAGTTCATCGGCGACGTCGCCACCCACCTCGTCCTGCCGGCGCTCACGATCGTGCTCGTCTCGATCGGCGGCTGGATGCTGGGCATGCGCAACACGATGATCGCCACCACCGCCGAGGACTACATCACGATGGCCGAGGCGAAGGGCCTGTCCCACGGCCGGATCATGTTCCGCTACGCCGCCCGCAACGCCCTGCTGCCCTCGGTGACGTCCTTCGGCCTGTCGCTCGGCTTCGTCGTCGGCGGCGCGCTGCTGACCGAGGTCGTGTTCGCCTACCCCGGCGTCGGGTACCAGCTGCTGTCCGCCGTGCAGGGCCTGGACTACCCCCTGATGCAGGGCATCTTCCTCACGATCACCGCCGCCGTGCTGCTGGCGAACTTCGTGGTCGACATCGTCTACGTCCGGCTCGACCCGCGCGTGCGCGTGTCCTGA
- a CDS encoding ABC transporter permease has product MAILQPGVSPETPELTDPAHTAEALPRPVRGRQLRQVLRNRKAASGLTVLALFAAIALLAPVLAPGDPALISAIPSQPPSAEHLLGTTAKGQDVLALTMWGARSSLAIGFLVGTAATLLGMLVGVASAYFGRAVDDSLSVVTNIFLLLPSLPLLVVLAAFLPPGPGTVVLVLIITGWAGSARVLRSQALSIRAKDFVAAAVVTGERPLRIMFREIVPNMASIVMSTFLACVIGAIGAQAGLEFLGLGDVSVVSWGTNLYWASNDGALMTGAWWAFVPSGACIAVVAFALAMVNYAVDEVTNPRLRGRKG; this is encoded by the coding sequence ATGGCCATCCTGCAACCGGGCGTGTCCCCGGAGACCCCGGAGCTCACCGACCCCGCGCACACCGCCGAGGCTCTGCCGCGACCCGTGCGCGGCCGCCAGCTGCGTCAGGTCCTGCGCAACCGGAAGGCCGCGTCCGGCCTGACCGTCCTCGCGCTGTTCGCCGCGATCGCGCTGCTCGCGCCCGTCCTCGCACCGGGCGACCCCGCGCTGATCAGCGCGATCCCGTCCCAGCCGCCGAGCGCCGAGCACCTGCTCGGCACCACCGCCAAGGGCCAGGACGTGCTCGCGCTGACGATGTGGGGAGCCCGCTCGTCCCTGGCCATCGGCTTCCTGGTGGGCACCGCGGCCACGCTGCTGGGGATGCTCGTCGGCGTGGCGTCCGCGTACTTCGGCCGGGCGGTCGACGACTCCCTGTCGGTCGTCACGAACATCTTCCTGCTCCTGCCCAGCCTGCCGCTGCTCGTGGTGCTCGCCGCGTTCCTCCCGCCGGGACCGGGGACGGTCGTCCTGGTCCTGATCATCACGGGCTGGGCCGGCTCGGCGCGGGTCCTGCGCTCGCAGGCGCTGTCGATCCGCGCGAAGGACTTCGTCGCCGCCGCGGTCGTCACCGGCGAGCGCCCGCTGCGGATCATGTTCCGCGAGATCGTCCCGAACATGGCCTCGATCGTGATGAGCACGTTCCTGGCCTGCGTCATCGGCGCGATCGGCGCCCAGGCGGGGCTGGAGTTCCTCGGCCTCGGGGACGTCAGCGTCGTGAGCTGGGGCACCAACCTCTACTGGGCGAGCAACGACGGCGCGCTGATGACCGGTGCCTGGTGGGCCTTCGTGCCCTCGGGTGCCTGCATCGCCGTCGTGGCCTTCGCCCTCGCGATGGTCAACTACGCGGTCGACGAGGTCACGAACCCTCGGCTGCGCGGCAGGAAGGGCTGA